A stretch of the Pedobacter sp. MC2016-14 genome encodes the following:
- the hscA gene encoding Fe-S protein assembly chaperone HscA has product MAKISINLATGSLQKEEIIVGIDLGTTNSLVAFINPDKNPVVINDTGKGLLVPSVVHFNAQGDALVGNEAKEFLTTDPANTIFSVKRLLGRSYKDVAEHQDTFSYKIIDDDTESLVKIQAGDKFYTPIELSAEILKELKARAEHALKTPVNRAVITVPAYFNDSQRQATRDAGRLAGLDVLRIVNEPTAASLAYGIGLDPTEQKTIAVYDLGGGTFDISILAIQNGIFEVLATNGNTFLGGDDFDRAIVHYWIEKNNLNAATLKANASLTQSLRLKAEEAKKALSTQNLFNEKLREIWCTLDKQTFEQLIKAKVDETLHSCKQALADAKLTIKDIDEVVLVGGSTRTPFVKQQVAEFFGRQPHDQINPDEVVALGAAIQADILAGNRSDILLLDVTPLSLGIETMGGLMDVIIPRNAKVPTKAGRQYTTSIDGQVNMKIAVFQGERDLVKENRKLAEFDLKGIPAMPAGLPKVDINFILNADGILTVQAIELRSGVKQEIDITPSYGLTDDTVEKMLIDSITHAKSDVEQRMLIEARSEGEQLVYTAERFLSKNGQVLTAVETEDTITHIEALKAALATGDKDSILKKADELNEFTRPFAERLMDMAVSQAMKGKSIE; this is encoded by the coding sequence ATGGCAAAGATCTCCATTAACCTGGCAACAGGTTCTTTACAGAAAGAAGAAATCATTGTAGGAATTGATTTGGGCACCACAAATAGCCTGGTGGCATTTATCAATCCTGATAAAAATCCAGTGGTCATTAACGATACAGGAAAAGGACTTTTGGTTCCTTCGGTAGTGCACTTTAATGCCCAGGGTGATGCATTGGTAGGAAATGAGGCTAAAGAATTTTTAACCACAGATCCTGCAAACACCATTTTCTCTGTAAAAAGATTATTGGGCCGCTCTTATAAAGATGTAGCCGAACACCAGGACACTTTCTCTTACAAAATAATAGACGACGATACCGAATCGCTGGTTAAAATACAGGCCGGAGATAAATTCTATACCCCTATCGAATTGTCGGCCGAAATTTTAAAAGAACTCAAAGCCAGAGCAGAACATGCACTAAAAACACCTGTTAACCGGGCTGTAATTACCGTGCCCGCTTATTTTAACGACAGTCAGCGCCAGGCCACCAGAGATGCAGGCCGGTTAGCAGGATTGGATGTATTAAGAATAGTAAACGAGCCTACCGCAGCGAGTTTGGCTTACGGAATAGGCTTAGACCCCACAGAACAAAAAACTATAGCGGTTTACGACTTAGGTGGCGGAACCTTTGATATTTCCATCCTGGCTATACAGAACGGTATATTTGAAGTACTGGCCACAAACGGAAATACTTTTCTTGGTGGTGATGATTTTGACCGCGCCATTGTGCATTACTGGATTGAGAAAAACAACCTGAATGCAGCAACGCTTAAAGCCAATGCTTCGCTTACACAAAGCCTACGTTTAAAGGCTGAAGAAGCTAAAAAAGCCTTAAGCACACAAAACCTCTTCAATGAGAAATTGCGCGAAATATGGTGTACGTTAGACAAACAAACCTTTGAACAACTCATTAAAGCTAAAGTTGACGAAACTTTACATTCTTGTAAACAAGCTTTAGCGGATGCAAAATTAACCATCAAAGACATTGATGAAGTAGTATTGGTTGGAGGTTCAACCAGAACACCATTTGTTAAGCAACAGGTCGCAGAGTTCTTTGGCAGGCAACCCCATGATCAGATTAACCCTGATGAAGTTGTTGCATTGGGTGCAGCCATCCAAGCAGATATCCTGGCAGGAAACCGATCAGATATCCTGCTACTTGATGTTACGCCTTTGAGTTTGGGTATTGAAACTATGGGCGGACTGATGGATGTAATCATCCCTAGAAATGCAAAAGTACCTACCAAAGCAGGCAGACAATATACCACCTCTATTGATGGTCAGGTAAACATGAAAATAGCTGTTTTTCAGGGAGAGCGGGATCTGGTAAAAGAGAACAGGAAGCTTGCTGAATTTGATTTAAAAGGCATCCCTGCAATGCCGGCAGGACTTCCTAAGGTTGACATCAACTTTATCCTAAATGCCGATGGAATTTTAACGGTTCAAGCCATAGAATTACGCTCAGGTGTAAAACAAGAAATTGACATTACCCCATCTTATGGTTTAACAGACGATACCGTTGAAAAAATGCTGATTGACAGCATTACGCATGCCAAGAGCGATGTAGAGCAACGTATGCTGATAGAAGCCCGAAGTGAAGGTGAGCAACTGGTCTATACCGCAGAAAGGTTCCTTTCTAAAAACGGACAGGTATTAACAGCAGTAGAAACAGAAGATACCATTACGCATATTGAAGCATTGAAAGCAGCCCTGGCTACTGGTGATAAAGATAGTATCCTTAAAAAAGCTGATGAACTGAATGAGTTTACCCGTCCTTTTGCAGAGCGACTGATGGACATGGCCGTATCACAAGCCATGAAGGGAAAAAGCATAGAATAA
- a CDS encoding DUF4397 domain-containing protein, whose product MKSLFDLPKRTTWALMVSCFGILALSASCTKDNPEPEPIPTGDVKVQFVNAFSGSAAQEFYVTNARFGTQTVAYGQASGYATTNTINNLYAFKDAGSTAATVANADSRVILDIGGSFTFYYYKPSSPINGRAAVAVNDNTTAPASGKAKVRFIHFNSLIANTVPLKITVQGTTTALVSDFLPLSITNYYEVDPAAKFTVEGLASPVTFSSLTLTAGKIYTIWLGGTSSTEVTGNLVLQN is encoded by the coding sequence ATGAAATCATTATTCGATTTACCAAAAAGGACCACATGGGCTTTGATGGTCTCTTGTTTTGGCATATTGGCATTAAGCGCTTCTTGCACTAAGGATAACCCTGAACCGGAGCCGATACCTACCGGCGACGTAAAAGTACAGTTTGTAAATGCCTTCAGTGGTTCAGCTGCACAAGAATTTTATGTAACGAATGCTAGGTTTGGAACACAAACCGTAGCATATGGACAGGCTTCTGGTTATGCAACTACCAATACGATTAATAATTTATATGCATTTAAAGATGCGGGCTCAACGGCCGCTACAGTTGCTAATGCAGATTCTAGAGTGATATTGGATATTGGAGGAAGCTTTACGTTTTATTATTATAAACCAAGTAGCCCCATTAATGGTAGAGCTGCTGTTGCCGTGAACGATAATACTACTGCTCCGGCCTCAGGTAAGGCGAAAGTAAGATTTATACATTTTAATAGCTTGATCGCCAATACTGTGCCTTTAAAGATAACTGTTCAGGGCACTACTACTGCGTTGGTTAGTGATTTTCTACCCCTTAGCATCACTAATTATTATGAAGTTGATCCAGCTGCAAAATTTACTGTTGAAGGACTTGCCAGTCCGGTAACATTCAGTAGCCTAACTCTTACTGCTGGTAAAATTTATACCATTTGGCTTGGAGGTACATCATCAACTGAGGTTACAGGAAATCTGGTTCTGCAAAACTAA
- a CDS encoding zinc dependent phospholipase C family protein, producing MKQQFISLIFLGLLILCSGWGFFAHKRINQLAVFTLPTGLSRFYKLNIDYIKDHAVDPDKRRYADTLEAPRHYLDVENYEENIDSIPRSYEAAEKKYGYKKLHENGILPWQILKSYTKLVNAFKQRDSIKILVHSAYLGHYIADAHVPLHTTANHNGQLSNQVGIHAFWESRLPELFAGEYNFITGRAKYIEHPLAESWKIITHTHQLVDTVLSAEAELNKKVKGYQKYSFSERNNQVTRQYSEKYSRAYQRLINNMVEKQMRASILSVGSFWYSAWVDAGQPVMEHLIKTEPEATDKKEAQATESKYKKGQIIGREY from the coding sequence ATGAAACAACAATTCATCTCTTTAATTTTTTTAGGCCTGCTTATACTCTGCAGCGGATGGGGCTTTTTTGCACACAAACGAATTAACCAATTGGCCGTCTTTACACTCCCAACCGGGCTTAGCCGCTTTTACAAGTTAAACATTGATTACATCAAAGATCATGCGGTAGACCCTGATAAACGCAGGTATGCTGATACACTGGAAGCCCCGCGGCATTACCTAGATGTAGAAAACTATGAAGAAAATATAGATAGCATACCTCGCAGCTATGAAGCAGCAGAAAAAAAGTATGGCTATAAAAAACTTCATGAGAATGGCATCCTGCCCTGGCAAATTCTAAAAAGCTACACGAAATTAGTCAATGCCTTTAAACAGAGAGATTCTATAAAAATACTTGTGCATTCAGCTTACCTTGGCCATTACATTGCAGATGCGCATGTACCTTTACATACTACTGCCAACCACAACGGGCAACTTAGCAATCAGGTAGGCATACACGCATTTTGGGAAAGCAGGCTCCCGGAATTATTTGCTGGAGAATACAATTTTATCACTGGCAGGGCAAAGTATATAGAACATCCTTTAGCTGAATCATGGAAAATCATTACTCATACCCATCAATTGGTAGATACCGTATTATCTGCTGAAGCAGAATTGAATAAAAAAGTTAAAGGTTATCAGAAATACAGCTTCTCAGAGCGGAATAATCAGGTTACAAGACAATATTCAGAAAAATACTCCAGGGCGTATCAGCGGCTCATCAACAACATGGTAGAAAAGCAAATGCGTGCTTCAATTCTATCTGTGGGCTCTTTCTGGTATTCTGCATGGGTTGATGCCGGGCAACCTGTAATGGAGCACTTAATTAAAACAGAGCCAGAAGCAACAGACAAGAAAGAAGCTCAGGCAACAGAATCAAAGTATAAAAAGGGACAGATTATTGGAAGAGAATATTAA
- a CDS encoding VTT domain-containing protein gives MDFFAQFIDILLHIDKHLVEIIKDYSTWTYLILFLIIFAETGFVVTPFLPGDSLLFAMGTLIAKGGTGLDIWVMFLLLCVAAIGGNSLNYKFGSYFGIAVFKEGNRILKLEYYYKSHDFFEKHGGKAIIFSRFLPILRTIAPFVAGVAKMPFGKFTYFNVIGGLAWIGSLLFAGYLLGQIPFIRDNFSLVIIFIGVVTFAPVIFAAVQSMFKAKEVIEEIEEDKTV, from the coding sequence TTGGACTTCTTCGCACAATTCATAGACATCTTATTACATATTGATAAACACCTGGTAGAGATCATTAAAGATTATTCTACATGGACCTATCTGATTCTTTTCCTGATTATTTTTGCAGAAACCGGATTCGTAGTTACTCCCTTTTTACCGGGAGATTCTCTGTTGTTCGCAATGGGTACCTTAATTGCAAAAGGCGGTACGGGTCTGGACATCTGGGTAATGTTTCTTTTGCTTTGTGTTGCAGCCATTGGCGGTAACAGCTTAAATTATAAGTTTGGAAGCTATTTTGGGATCGCCGTATTTAAGGAAGGAAATAGGATCTTGAAACTTGAATACTACTATAAATCTCATGATTTCTTTGAGAAACATGGTGGTAAAGCCATCATTTTTAGTCGCTTTTTACCCATTCTAAGAACAATTGCACCTTTTGTTGCGGGTGTCGCTAAAATGCCATTTGGTAAGTTTACTTATTTCAATGTAATTGGCGGTTTGGCATGGATAGGCAGTCTGTTGTTTGCAGGCTATTTGCTAGGACAAATACCTTTCATCAGGGATAACTTCTCACTGGTAATCATATTTATTGGTGTGGTTACTTTTGCCCCGGTAATTTTTGCTGCTGTACAATCTATGTTTAAAGCTAAAGAAGTTATAGAAGAAATAGAGGAAGACAAAACGGTTTAA